GCCCCGTCTCCGCTATTTCCCCGGGAAGGCCGGCATGAAGGTCCTCTTTTACCTCCCGGTTGTGACGTCATGGTGGTTCGACAACATCGTCGAACCGCTGATCCGGCGCCTCTCCGACACGGCAGAGGTGACGGTGCTTGCACCGAAGCCCTGGCGCGGAACCGGGCTCGGCGAGCGGGAGCTCGCGCGCTGCGTCGACTTGCCCAACGTGCGCTGGTGCATCATGGACGGGCCCGATCACCCGAGCACACGCACCAGGCCTAGGGCTGCGACCGAGATGATCGCGTTCGTGCAGGATCTTGCGCCAGACTTTGTTTTTTGTCGGAGCGCCGACTGCGAGACCGTCAAGGCATTCCCGGGCACGATCCGCTTTCTGATGGAAGGCGGTGTTTCACCATTCAAGCTGCCCGACCATTGGATCATGTTGCAGGAGCAGCCTCTCGATCAGGGCTTGCTGCCGCCGCTCGAGCAAAGCGCGCGCGACTGCCTTATGAGGGCGATCGAACCAGCTTGGTCCAAGCTTCGGCAGCGCCACTGTCATGCCCCGGCCGGTCGCGAGGTCATCCTCGCTGCCGCAGGGCTTCCGAGCGATCGTCCGATCCTCTTGCTCCCGCTCGAATATGATCACGAAGAGAATTTCTTCGCGATGCACCGTGCCTGCCCGCGTCCCAACCACCGCCTGGTGAAGGACATGGCGGACCGCCTTCGCGGCAGGTTCACACTCGCCCTGACCAACCATCCGCTGAACCAGCTCTACGTCGATAATAGCGCCCTTGAAGCGGCCGTCGCCAAAGCCGGCGGAACCACCGTCCTGCTCCCTCCCACGATCGACGGTATGTCGTCGACCTTGGCACTTGCGCCGCATGTCGACGGCCTGATTGTTCACGATTCGAAAGCGTTCGCACTCGCGCCGCTGTGCGGGACGCCGCTGCTACGACGCTCCCATTTTGCCGGCGGAGACTGGCTTTCGGCTTATGCCGACTTGGAGAGCTTCTTGAAGGCAATCGAATCGGGATCCGCCAACGTCGCTGAGGAATCCAGCGCGCGGCTTTGGACCGCCTTCCACCTCGCCAACAATGCGTTCGATCCGAAAGATCCAACGCTCACCGCCGCGGAAATCCTCGACCGCGCTGCCTCTTCCCTTCAACCGCGCCGCTGGGATGCGAGCCTCAACCGGGTTCGCGCGGTCCTTCCGGAGCTGTTTAAATGAGCGCCCTTGCTCTAGCACCCCGTCCCGCCGCTCCGACGCCGCCCGCGCACCGCTGGTTCCGCGACGTCATTGCGGCAGAGCGCTCCGCGCTGGATGCGTTTCTCGCTGAGCTCCCGGAAGCGGGGATCGCCGAAATCGTCGACCTGCTCGCCGCCCAAGAGCGTCCGATCGTATGCCTGGGCATGGGCAAGTCCGGGCTGATCGCCGCCAAGCTCGCAGCGACCTTGTCGAGCCTCGGCACGCCTGCTTTCGTTCTCAACGCCGGCGAGGCCGCGCATGGTGATCTGGGCGCCGTGCAGACTGGCAACGTGGTCATCCTGTTCTCCAACAGTGGCGCCACCGAGGAAATCGTGCGCATCTTGCCGTTGCTCAAGAGCCGCGACTGCAAGCTGGTCGGAATCATCGGACGGGGAGACTCGCCGCTTGCGCGAGCGGTGGACCACCTCATCGCTGCACATGTCGAAGCCGAGGCCGATCACATCGGCATGGCGCCGACTTCCAGCACCACGCTTTCCATGGCGATTGGGGATGCGCTCGCCGTCGCCGTCAGCCGGGCGCGGAACTTCACCCGTGAAGACTTCCTGCGCCACCACCCGGCAGGCCTGCTCGGCCGCCAGATGATTCCGGTGCGGACGTTGATGCGTCAAGGCGAGGATCTGCCCGTCGTTCTCCCGTCAGCGTCGGTCGCTGAGCTGCTTGCTGTGATGTCCGGGCATCGCATGGGCGCCGCCTGCGTCATCGACCATGACGCAAAGCTGATCGGGCTCGTCACCGACGGCGACATCCGCCGACACCTGCAGGCGCGCAAGGATCTATACACCATCGTCGCTCACGAGGTGATGCAGCCCAAGCCGCGTGTCGTCGGTGCGGACGCGACGCTCGGTGACGTCCTGCTCGGCCTCGGACAGACCCCAGGCATTCTCGTTCTCCCGGTCGTCGACCCCGACGGACGCCTGCAGGGCATGCTCCACGCCAACGACCTTCTCCAGCGCTGATCGGACCTTCATGAACATCGTCGCCTTCGTCCCGGCCAAGGGCCATAGCGAGCGCGTCGCTTCCAAGAACCTTCGGGTGCTTGACGGCGAGCATCTCTTCAAGCGTAAGCTTCGCCAGGCCCTTGCCTGCTCTGCAATCGTCGAAGTCTGCCTCGACACGGACAGTGCGGAGCTGGCCGCCCTGGCCGACGATCTTGCGGTGAGCCATCTTGCCCGTCCCCCGGAACTCGCCACCAACGGCACCGACGGCCACGAGCTGTTCGCCTGGGAGTGTGCCCAGCGTCCGGATGCCGACCTGTGGATCCAGATTCTCTG
The nucleotide sequence above comes from Sphingosinicella sp. BN140058. Encoded proteins:
- a CDS encoding SIS domain-containing protein, yielding MSALALAPRPAAPTPPAHRWFRDVIAAERSALDAFLAELPEAGIAEIVDLLAAQERPIVCLGMGKSGLIAAKLAATLSSLGTPAFVLNAGEAAHGDLGAVQTGNVVILFSNSGATEEIVRILPLLKSRDCKLVGIIGRGDSPLARAVDHLIAAHVEAEADHIGMAPTSSTTLSMAIGDALAVAVSRARNFTREDFLRHHPAGLLGRQMIPVRTLMRQGEDLPVVLPSASVAELLAVMSGHRMGAACVIDHDAKLIGLVTDGDIRRHLQARKDLYTIVAHEVMQPKPRVVGADATLGDVLLGLGQTPGILVLPVVDPDGRLQGMLHANDLLQR